The Sabethes cyaneus chromosome 3, idSabCyanKW18_F2, whole genome shotgun sequence DNA window aagtactaatgaaaagttgaaactgatcgtcatgacgaagtgaaacccgtttcgctgacgctgactgaaccaagtttgaaactgaaacggtgctgcttctgtagaAACCGAAGTTTCATTGCTTCATttatgagtgacgctatgcaattgaaggtgacgttgtaggGCCCTGGTTGCCACCGggtttggttacccgatctccgctaagattgTTCGTATTCCGGCtagtaccacgtggaggtagggatagcaGTTGCagttggataagaggctaaggaccactatgaggtctgttttacgcattttcCTACCATTTACCATTTACCAAGGTTCTAGTTACttcaagcaaatatttgttgaattgaaGTTAACTCATAAAGCAAAAACAACCTAATATTTAAGTTAATTTTAAGCATCATGGTTTGATAAAGTAACCAAATATATATTTACGcatatttcaattttaaaatctgGTTGAAGCAACCTAAAATATAGTTGTTTTTACCATAAATTTTTCTCCGACTGTATTTACTGTATATCATTTACTTTATTTTATATCTTACAGAGTTTGGAAACACTTGACAATGGTAAACCATACTACATGTCGTACAATGTTGACGTTCCAATGGCTATCAATAATCTTCGCTATTTTGCTGGATGGGCCGATAAAAATCATGGTATGGTTGTACCAACTGATGGAGATTTTTTTGCCTACACCCGGCATGAACCAGTTGGTGTTTGTGCTCAAATTATACCGTGGAATTTTCCTATTCTGATGGTTGCTTGGAAATTTGGGCCCGCACTAGCAACTGGAAATACAATAGTTTTGAAACCGGCAGAACAAACTAGTCTTACGGCTCTTTATATAGCTCAATTAACCAAAGAAGCCGGTTTTCCAGCAGGTGTAGTGAATGTTGTCCCAGGCTTCGGCGATGCAGGAGAAGCACTGGTACAGCACCATGATGTGGATAAAGTTGCATTTACTGGATCTACAGTAGTAGGTAAAAACATACAGCAAGGATCTGGTTTAAGCAACTTAAAGAGAACTACTTTGGAACTCGGAGGCAAGAGCCCAAATATAATTTTATCTGATGCCGACGTGAAGCATGCAGTTGAAACGTCCCATTTTGGATTGTTTTTTAATATGGGTCAGTGCTGCTGCGCAGGATCCCGTACTTTTATTGAAGACAAACTATATGATGAATTTGTTGAGCGCAGTGTCGAAAGAGCCAATAAACGTGTCGTCGGTGACCCTTTCGATGTAATGACCGAGCATGGACCACAAGTGGATGCGGTGCagtttgataaaattttgaGAATGATTGAATCTGGAGAAAAACAAGGTGCAAAGATAGTAGCTGGTGGAGATAGATATGAAGGTCTTCCAGGATATTTCATTCAACCAACTGTTTTTGCAAACGTAACAGACGACATGAAAATTGCTCGCGAAGAGGTGTCAAACCATAAACCTACGATTTCGTACACTATATACTGAAATCTTTTCATTTTAGATATTCGGTCCAGTTCAACAATTGCTTCGATTTAAGTCGTTAGATGAGGTAATAGAACGTGCAAACAACACAGAATATGGCTTAGCCGCTGCTGTTTTTTCCAAGGATATAGATAAGATCAATTATGTAGTTCAAGGGCTTCGAGCAGGTACAGTTTGGGTAAACAGTTATAATGTATTATCAGCGCAAGCACCATTTGGTGGGTATAAAATGTCCGGACATGGTCGTGAAAATGGCCAATACGCGTTACAATCATATACGGAAGTTAAAAGTGTTATTATTCGTATTCCAAATAAAAATTCATGATTGTCCATAGAGAAAAATGTTGTACGATTAGAAG harbors:
- the LOC128743749 gene encoding aldehyde dehydrogenase, mitochondrial; protein product: MQRIFRFASPKLNNVGNAKYSSLPTPLTSPQILYSGIFINNEWHKSIDGTVFPSVNPSNKHIIAEVQQGSKADIDLAVSAAREAFKLGSPWRRMDASKRGYLLHKLADLMERDRVYLASLETLDNGKPYYMSYNVDVPMAINNLRYFAGWADKNHGMVVPTDGDFFAYTRHEPVGVCAQIIPWNFPILMVAWKFGPALATGNTIVLKPAEQTSLTALYIAQLTKEAGFPAGVVNVVPGFGDAGEALVQHHDVDKVAFTGSTVVGKNIQQGSGLSNLKRTTLELGGKSPNIILSDADVKHAVETSHFGLFFNMGQCCCAGSRTFIEDKLYDEFVERSVERANKRVVGDPFDVMTEHGPQVDAVQFDKILRMIESGEKQGAKIVAGGDRYEGLPGYFIQPTVFANVTDDMKIAREEIFGPVQQLLRFKSLDEVIERANNTEYGLAAAVFSKDIDKINYVVQGLRAGTVWVNSYNVLSAQAPFGGYKMSGHGRENGQYALQSYTEVKSVIIRIPNKNS